The Rhizobium sp. WSM4643 genome contains the following window.
GATCCGCATGACCAGCGAGACCGTCTTGAAGGGCATCAACACGCTGCCGCTCTTTGCCGGTTTCGCCGGCGTCGGCATCCTGCTGCTCGCCTTCGGCGCCATGTGGTGGCGCGAAGGGCGGTAATCTCATGCCGGAATTCGAGCTCACCGCCGCGCCCTCGACAGAAGAGCTCGCGGCAATCACCGACGCGCTCTCGGCGTTCAACAACAGCGATGTCGGCCCCTCGGATCGCCGGCCGCTTGCGGTCCTCATCCGCGATACCGACGGCAAGGTGACGGGCGGTCTTTCCGGTTTTACCGCCTGGGGCTGGCTTTTCACCCAGATGCTCTACATTCCCGACACACTGCGCGGCACCGGTATATCAGGTAATATCCTCGCAAAGGCGGAAGAAGAGGCGAGAGCCCGGGGGTGCCGCGGCGCCTGGATCGACACGTTCAGCACGCGGGCTCTGCGCGCCTACCTCAGCCAGGGTTATGAGGTCTTCGGGGAGCTTGAGGATTTCCCGGAAGGCCGCACGCGCAGCTTCCTCCGGAAAAGTCTCTAGAGCACTTTCCGTTTTTCGTCGAACCACGAAAGTGCTCTATCTCTTTGTTTTCACGCAATTCTGGACGCTGTGCACTTTTGCTGGAATTGCTCTGGCGCATCGGCCCGAAAACCGGAATCGATTTTCGGAAAGCACGATGCGTAGAGTCAAAGTGTTAGAGCGTCCTTTGTGCGTCCGAAAAGGACGCGTAGCGCTCTAGAGCGGGATTGTTTTACGTCCGTTCATATCCGGCTTCCTTGAAGTAGTTTTGGCACTCTTTCGGCGAGACGGTTTGAAGGGTGGCTGCCAGCGCGTCGTCGATGGCCTGTCGGGTTCGAGCCTGCGCCTTGCGCAGCTCGTGCTTGATCTTGGCGAAGAGTTTTTCGATCGGATTGAGATCGGGGGAATACTGCGGCAGGAAGAACAATCGGGCGCCGGCCTTGCGGATGGCGGCACGGATAGCGCCGGCCTTGTGCGAGCCGAGATTATCCATGACGACGATGTCGCCGGGTTTGAGCTCCGGTACCAGCACCCTCTCGACATAGATGCGAAAGCGTTCGCCATTGATCGGACCGTCGATGATCCACGGTGCGCTGACGCGGTCGGCCCTGAGGGCTGCGACAAAAGTCATGGTATTCCAGTGGCCGAAGGGCGCATGGCCCAACAGCCGTTCGCCGCGCGGCGCCCAGCCCCTGAGCGGCGTCATATTCGTCTTCGTCCAGGTTTCGTCGATAAAGACAAGGCGAGATGGATCGATGCGATGGCGATGCTTCAGCCAGCGCGCCCGCCGGGCGGCAACATCGGGCCGCTCGCGCTCGCTGGCGACCAACGTCTTTTTTTATAACTCAGCTCTTCCTCATGCACGAAGGTCCGGACGGCGCTGTAATCCACTTTCAGGCCGCGCTCTCCCAGTTCCGCCACCAACCCGCGCAAGGTGAACGCCTGCATGTGGCAGCGATCGATCAGCCAGACCCGATGTTTACCTGAGATCGCCCGTGGCTTGTGCCCGCCCATCTGGCCGGGAGCCGCGCTGCCCGTCTCACGCAAGCGCCGGACCCAGTCGATCGCGGTGCTGATGCCAATGCCGAAGCGCTTTGCCGCCGCTCGACACGACAGGCCCTCGCGCGTTACTGCGCCCACAACGCGTTCCCGAAGATCATCCGAAAAAGGTTTCGCCATCCAGACCGGCCTCCTGCACCGGCCAGAATGGTGAATCTGATTTGCACCAGAAAGGGAATCCCTGTTCCGATTCCGACTAAAACAATCCCGCTCTAAATCATTCACGCCAAGCGATCGTGCCCTTCAGCCGCGCCTGCACGCCGTCGGCAATCGGAACGACAAGCACACGACCGGGATCGACCGGGCCTGGAAAAGAAAGCGCATTGTAGGCGACCTTCTCGAAACCGAGCGGGCCGTAATAGGGCGGGTCGCCGACGAGGATGACGGCTTCCGAGCCCTTGCGCCTTGCCGCCTCCACCGCGATCCGCACCAGTTCCCGGCCGATGCCCTTGTTCTTGTGGGAGGGGCGGACGGCGAGCGGGCCAAGCAGATGGCCCTTCACCGTGCCGGCCAGTACCGGCGTCATACGCACGGAGGCGATCGTCTCACCGTTATCGGTGCAGATGAAGGAGAGCGACAGATCATGCGGCCCCTGCTCACGGATGCGCGCGGCAGCGCGCGTGAAGCGGCCCGGACCGAAGGCTTCTTCGTTGATGTGTTCGATGGCGGCGTCATGAGACGCGTCTTCAGTGAGGTAGACGAGATCGTGCTTGTACATGATGACAGAAACCGGATGGACAGATTGATGGGTCTCGAACACGCCTAGGGCGTTCGGGAGCATCAGCGTCGTCGCGGGTTTCTGGAAATGAACATCAGGCAGGGGTCCGAAAAATCGTGAAAACGCCGATAGCAGGAAAAATTTCCGCCGTCCAACGCAAAATGCGCGACGTGACGCACTGTTCAATCTTTGTCGCCTGTAAAGCCCTGGCATCTGCGATATCTTCCGTTCCAACACGCAATGAAGGGAATGAAGACCATGGGAATGCTGGTGGATGGCGTCTGGCATGACGTCTGGTATGACACGAAGGAGAGCAAGGGCCATTTCAAGCGGCAGCCATCGCAGTTCCGCAACTGGGTGACATCGGACGGTGAGGCCGGCCCTTCGGGCAGCGGTGGCTTCAAGGCCGAGGCCGGGCGTTACCATCTCTATGTCTCGCTCGCCTGCCCCTGGGCGCACCGCACGCTGATCTTCCGCAAGCTGAAGAAGCTCGAAGAGCTGATCTCGGTCTCCGTCGTCGATCCGCTGATGCTCGATAACGGCTGGGAGTTCAAGGTCGGCGGCGGTGCCACCGGCGACCACCTCTTCGACGCCACCACGCTCTGGCAGATCTATGTCAGGGCCGATCCGCGCTATTCCGGCCGCGTCACCGTTCCCGTCCTCTGGGACAAGAAGACCGGCACGATCGTCAACAACGAATCCGCCGAGATCATCCGCATGTTCAATGGCGCCTTCGACGGGCTGACCGGTTTGACAGCCGATTTTTATCCCGAGGACCTTCGCTCCGACATCGATGCGCTGAACGCTATCGTCTACGACACCGTCAACAACGGCGTCTACAAGGCGGGCTTTGCCACCACCCAGCAAGCCTATGAAGAAAACGTCGGCAAGCTGTTCGAAACGCTCGACATGCTCGACGAGCGCCTTGGCAAGGGCCGCTACCTCTTCGGCAACCACCAGACCGAGGCTGACTGGCGCCTGTTCACCACGTTGGTGCGCTTCGACGCTGTCTATGTCGGCCATTTCAAGTGCAACATCCGCCGCATCGCCGACTACCGCAACCTGCCCGGCTATCTGCGAGACCTGTATCAAACCGCAGGCGTTGCCGAGACGGTGAACCTCAACCACATCAAGCAGCACTATTATCGCAGCCACAAAACGATCAATCCGACCGGCATCGTTCCCGTCGGCCCGGCGCTCGATCTCGACAGTCCGCACGGCCGCACTACAACGCCGCGCGCCTTTTTAGACGTGCAAAGGACGCTGTAGCACTTTGAATTGCTGCAAATTTTATCCCTAAATCGATTCCGATTTAAGAAATTATGCAGTCGCTTGCCGCCGCCTGAGGTTCACCAGCGGTGGTCGGACTCCCGCTCGCCGCGAAGCTCCGCGAGACGGCGATACGTCGCCTTGGTCGTGCCCTCGGGCAAGCTGTCGAGGGAAAAGAAGCCGCTGTCGGATATCTCCCAGTCCGGCGGCCGCGGAGCCGTCTGCTCGACGGTCGCCCGGTAGAAGACGACATGGTCGCGCCTTGTGGTCGTGGTATTGAAATAGACCTGGATCAGCTGCGGCTTGCCGATGATCCTGAGGTTGCCCTCCTCGCGCAATTCCTTGGCAAGCGCTTCCTCGACCGTCTCGTTGCGCTCCAGCCCGCCGCCTGGCATATGCCAGCCGCCGACATAGCTGTGGCGCACGAGAAAGATGCGCCCGTCCGCATCGAAACAAGCGGCCCGCACGCCCACGGTCATGCTGCGGACGAAACTGAAATAGACATGCAGCAGGCGCAATGCCAGCCTCATGTGAAGGGGCCGGTTCTCTTTATCCACTATCACTCCGTTTCAGCTCTTCATCGCGCCCGATGTGTTTGATTTGTCAATAAGCTGGTCTATGTCTCGTAACATGTTCAAGCTCGCGCATATCTCCGACGTCCACCTCGGGCCGCTGCCCAGTCTTTCCGTTCAAGAGCTGTTTTCAAAACGCATAACAGGCTTTGTGAACTGGCATCGAAATCGACGCAAGCACCTTTTCGGCAGCACGTTGGATCTGCTGCTCGACGACATTCGCGCCCACCAGGCCGATCACCTGGCCGTCACCGGCGACCTCGTCAATCTGGCGAGCGGCATTGAGATTCGCGCCGCGGCTGCATGGCTGCGCGCGTTCGGCGATCCCGCGAACACGTCAGTCGTTCCCGGCAATCATGACGCCTATGTACCAGGCGCCTATGAGAAGTCGATGCGCGCCTGGTATGATTATGTCCGCGGCGATCTGGCTCCGCCGCAGTGGCAGGACGACCGCCATATCTTCCCCTATCTGCGTGTTCGCGGCAAAGTCGCGATTGTCGGCTGCTCGACGGCGGTCGCCACTCCTCCCTTCGCCGCCTCCGGCTTTTTCGGCGCGCGACAGGCCCGCGATACTGTCAACATGTTGCGCGCGGCTGGGGAAGCCGGGCTCTTCCGCGTTGTCATGATCCATCATCCGCCAATCCGCGGCGCCACGGCCTTCTACAAACGGATGATCGGCATCCGCCGCTTCGCCGCCGTGATTTCGACGGGCGGCGCCGAACTCGTGCTACACGGTCATACGCACCTGAACACGCTGCATTGGCTACGCGGCCAGGTGCAGCCGGTGCCGGTCGTCGGCATTGCCTCAGCCTCGCAGGGACCGGGTAGCGTCAAGCCGCCCGCCGCCTACAACCTCTTCTCCATCGACGGCTCTCCCGGCGCCTGGGAGCTCAGCGGCGAGCGCTTCAGCCTCAACAGGGCCGGCGACGCGGTGATGCCGGAAAGTGCCGATATTTTCGCGCCTTAGCGTCACTTCTGAACGCTTTTTATGCAGCACTTGAATCGATCTGCGAGGACATCGGGCCACCGTCGCAACATTTGCCATGGAGGTTGCTTACCCTCTTGGTATTTTTAGTGGTAAGCGTACAATCCGAGCAACTGCATTGCCTGAGAATGGAGCGCGCCGATGACTTCTTCTTTCCGTTACCTGTCCAGACTTTCGCTCGCCGCCGGCTTTGCCTTCGGCATCGCCACGGCCGCTTTTGCGGCCGGCGACAGCAACGATGACACCAATCCGCCGCCGAAGACCCAGACGACCAAGACCTGCACCGGCGGCAAGGTCTGGGACAAGGCCAAGAAAGAATGTGTCAACCCGAAGAAGAGCAGCTTCAATGACGACGATCTCTATCAGTTCGCCCGCGAGTTTGCCTATGCCGGGCAGTATGACAACGCAATCACGGTGCTCAATCTCGCTCGCAACCAGAACGACCCGCGCGTCCTGAACTATCTCGGTTACGCCAATCGCAAGGCCGGCCGCATGGAGCTCGGCATGTCCTACTACCGCCGGGCGCTGCAGGCGGATGAGAATTATATCCTCGCCCGCTCCTATATGGGCATGGCGCTGGTGGAACAGGGAGACATCCAGGGCGCCCGCGTCCAGCTTGTCGAAATCCGTGATCGCGGCGGCGAAGGCACCTGGGCCTATCGCTCCCTGCTGCAAAGCTTGAACGGCTACAAGACATATTGACGCAAGCTTTGCGGGCCACAATACGAAAATCTCTCGGGAAAGAGGGATGAAGACGACCGGATGCTTGCGAAGTGCAGGAGACTTGTTTCATAAAGCTCATGCATCGACAGCGTCGATAAAGTCGGTTTCGCGCCCGACGGCGAACCCTTCGTCCGCGAGACCATTGTGAATGCTTCTTGGATAGACAATGCGTCAGCCCGCAACGACCATCGATCTCCGGCGTGATCTCGTCGGCCTCCTACCCCGCCTTCGCCGCTTCGCGATCACGCTCGCGGGTGAGGTTGCCGTGGCCGATGAACTCGTTCAGGCCGTCTGTCAGCGCGCCATTTCCAAAGGTCATCAATGGAGCGGCGAAGGCCGGCTGGAAAGCTGGATTTACACGCTTGCCCGCCAGCAATGGACTGACGACATCCGCAAGCGCAAGCCGAAGGCTTCCGTCCGCGGCAACGTCACCGATATTCGCGAGGCCGCGCGCGAACGCTCGGCTGCGGTCGATCCCGACACCATCCATCACATGATTTCCGATATGCCGGATGGCGTTTCCAGCATGTTCCTGCTCGTCGACGTCGAAGGCCACAGCTATCAGCAGGCGGCCGACATCATGGGCATTCCGTTGACAAACGTCGTCTCTCAGCTCGCCACCGCGAGGCTGCATTTCGCCGGGCTCGCCGGCACTCACCCGATCCACAGGTACTGAATTTGCTCGATTTTAGGAAATTGCCGCTCGAAGCCCAGCTCACCGCCCTTCTCGACGGCGAAGTCTCGCCCGAACAGCGGCACGAACTGGAACAGCGTCTGGCAAGTGACGAGAATGCGCGCCGGCTGCATGAGAAGCTGCGTCACGGCGCCGATTTTGGCCGCCGCCGCCTCGACGATATCCTCAAGGAGCCGGTGCCGCTCGCCCTCGTCCGCTCCATCAAGAGCACGCAGCCGCCAAAAACGCCGATCGCCCAGCGCGCCACGCGTCCGCAGGTGAAACTGGCGCCGAGCGGCCCGCAGGCGCTGGCCGCCGCTCTCATCCTCTTCGTCGTCGGTTGCGGCATCGGCTATTTCGTCGGCGCAGCCCCCGATGCCGACGAGATCGCCACCATGGCCACCACCACCAATACGGCACCGACCAATACCAACGACTGGCTGGGCGACGTCACCGCCTATCAGCGCCTGCTGATCCGCCAGCCCCGCCATCTCGTCGAAGTGCCTGCCTCGCAGGCCGAGGAAATCTCCAGCTGGCTGACGACCGCGATCGGCGTGCCCTTCCGTGTGCCTGATCTCAGCGCCGAAGCCTGGACCTTCCAGGGCGCGCGTGTCATCCTCGGCGACAGCCGCCCTGTCGGGCAGCTCGTTTATTCCAACGCCGACGGCGACGTTATCTCCATCTGTTTCCGCAAAGACGCGCAGCCGCCCGAGACCGACGACTTCAAGGAAACGATCAAGGACGAGATCGGCCTCGTGACCTGGCACAATGCCGGCACCTCCTATGTGCTTGCCGGCCCCTCCGCCGAGGCAAC
Protein-coding sequences here:
- a CDS encoding GNAT family N-acetyltransferase, which codes for MPEFELTAAPSTEELAAITDALSAFNNSDVGPSDRRPLAVLIRDTDGKVTGGLSGFTAWGWLFTQMLYIPDTLRGTGISGNILAKAEEEARARGCRGAWIDTFSTRALRAYLSQGYEVFGELEDFPEGRTRSFLRKSL
- a CDS encoding IS630 family transposase (programmed frameshift), whose protein sequence is MAKPFSDDLRERVVGAVTREGLSCRAAAKRFGIGISTAIDWVRRLRETGSAAPGQMGGHKPRAISGKHRVWLIDRCHMQAFTLRGLVAELGERGLKVDYSAVRTFVHEEELSYKKTLVASERERPDVAARRARWLKHRHRIDPSRLVFIDETWTKTNMTPLRGWAPRGERLLGHAPFGHWNTMTFVAALRADRVSAPWIIDGPINGERFRIYVERVLVPELKPGDIVVMDNLGSHKAGAIRAAIRKAGARLFFLPQYSPDLNPIEKLFAKIKHELRKAQARTRQAIDDALAATLQTVSPKECQNYFKEAGYERT
- a CDS encoding GNAT family N-acetyltransferase, which gives rise to MLPNALGVFETHQSVHPVSVIMYKHDLVYLTEDASHDAAIEHINEEAFGPGRFTRAAARIREQGPHDLSLSFICTDNGETIASVRMTPVLAGTVKGHLLGPLAVRPSHKNKGIGRELVRIAVEAARRKGSEAVILVGDPPYYGPLGFEKVAYNALSFPGPVDPGRVLVVPIADGVQARLKGTIAWRE
- a CDS encoding glutathione S-transferase family protein, giving the protein MGMLVDGVWHDVWYDTKESKGHFKRQPSQFRNWVTSDGEAGPSGSGGFKAEAGRYHLYVSLACPWAHRTLIFRKLKKLEELISVSVVDPLMLDNGWEFKVGGGATGDHLFDATTLWQIYVRADPRYSGRVTVPVLWDKKTGTIVNNESAEIIRMFNGAFDGLTGLTADFYPEDLRSDIDALNAIVYDTVNNGVYKAGFATTQQAYEENVGKLFETLDMLDERLGKGRYLFGNHQTEADWRLFTTLVRFDAVYVGHFKCNIRRIADYRNLPGYLRDLYQTAGVAETVNLNHIKQHYYRSHKTINPTGIVPVGPALDLDSPHGRTTTPRAFLDVQRTL
- a CDS encoding NUDIX domain-containing protein, whose translation is MDKENRPLHMRLALRLLHVYFSFVRSMTVGVRAACFDADGRIFLVRHSYVGGWHMPGGGLERNETVEEALAKELREEGNLRIIGKPQLIQVYFNTTTTRRDHVVFYRATVEQTAPRPPDWEISDSGFFSLDSLPEGTTKATYRRLAELRGERESDHRW
- a CDS encoding metallophosphoesterase family protein, whose protein sequence is MFKLAHISDVHLGPLPSLSVQELFSKRITGFVNWHRNRRKHLFGSTLDLLLDDIRAHQADHLAVTGDLVNLASGIEIRAAAAWLRAFGDPANTSVVPGNHDAYVPGAYEKSMRAWYDYVRGDLAPPQWQDDRHIFPYLRVRGKVAIVGCSTAVATPPFAASGFFGARQARDTVNMLRAAGEAGLFRVVMIHHPPIRGATAFYKRMIGIRRFAAVISTGGAELVLHGHTHLNTLHWLRGQVQPVPVVGIASASQGPGSVKPPAAYNLFSIDGSPGAWELSGERFSLNRAGDAVMPESADIFAP
- a CDS encoding tetratricopeptide repeat protein, whose protein sequence is MTSSFRYLSRLSLAAGFAFGIATAAFAAGDSNDDTNPPPKTQTTKTCTGGKVWDKAKKECVNPKKSSFNDDDLYQFAREFAYAGQYDNAITVLNLARNQNDPRVLNYLGYANRKAGRMELGMSYYRRALQADENYILARSYMGMALVEQGDIQGARVQLVEIRDRGGEGTWAYRSLLQSLNGYKTY
- a CDS encoding RNA polymerase sigma factor; translated protein: MRQPATTIDLRRDLVGLLPRLRRFAITLAGEVAVADELVQAVCQRAISKGHQWSGEGRLESWIYTLARQQWTDDIRKRKPKASVRGNVTDIREAARERSAAVDPDTIHHMISDMPDGVSSMFLLVDVEGHSYQQAADIMGIPLTNVVSQLATARLHFAGLAGTHPIHRY
- a CDS encoding anti-sigma factor family protein, which translates into the protein MLDFRKLPLEAQLTALLDGEVSPEQRHELEQRLASDENARRLHEKLRHGADFGRRRLDDILKEPVPLALVRSIKSTQPPKTPIAQRATRPQVKLAPSGPQALAAALILFVVGCGIGYFVGAAPDADEIATMATTTNTAPTNTNDWLGDVTAYQRLLIRQPRHLVEVPASQAEEISSWLTTAIGVPFRVPDLSAEAWTFQGARVILGDSRPVGQLVYSNADGDVISICFRKDAQPPETDDFKETIKDEIGLVTWHNAGTSYVLAGPSAEATLGHLAMEIATAI